From the genome of Spinacia oleracea cultivar Varoflay chromosome 2, BTI_SOV_V1, whole genome shotgun sequence, one region includes:
- the LOC110805699 gene encoding uncharacterized protein codes for MDDFHETWVEIWGMEVSPKVPHFLWRMCNGTLPTRALLRSRHMLDDSNCPWGCGASETTAHALLECPQVQELWQDVGCGELVRAAGGVLLLEWVVSWKEVTLNLKHRAAYMAWCVWIDRNKKVYEDKMNPNTMLVARVEMLVEEFGKYSASIYGKPKARKGSSPKIWRAPAHGVIKINADASLADEGWIGMGMVARNHEGRVLFAACRRVRATWPVEIVEGKVLAMAIKLGKRYGYKNIILESDSQVVISRLSKVAVYHSDLDSVLEDILSLSSFFDSISWSHVKRDGNTVAHHLAKLVPFGIEQVWENHCPTEISPYVLMDTLSLD; via the coding sequence atggATGACTTTCATGAAACTTGGGTTGAAATTTGGGGTATGGAGGTATCGCCAAAGGTACCACACTTTTTATGGAGAATGTGCAATGGAACCCTTCCAACTCGTGCGCTACTCCGGTCAAGGCATATGCTGGATGATTCGAACTGCCCATGGGGCTGTGGCGCGAGTGAGACAACAGCGCATGCGCTACTTGAGTGCCCTCAAGTGCAGGAGCTGTGGCAAGATGTGGGATGTGGCGAGCTTGTACGTGCAGCAGGAGGGGTGCTCCTCTTGGAATGGGTAGTAAGCTGGAAGGAGGTAACGCTTAACCTTAAACATCGAGCAGCATATATGGCGTGGTGTGTGTGGATAGATCGCAACAAGAAGGTCTATGAGGACAAGATGAATCCTAATACAATGTTAGTGGCACGAGTGGAAATGCTAGTGGAGGAGTTCGGAAAATATAGTGCGAGTATCTATGGCAAGCCGAAAGCACGGAAAGGCTCAAGTCCTAAAATTTGGAGGGCACCAGCACATGGAGTGATAAAAATCAATGCAGATGCGTCATTAGCAGATGAAGGTTGGATTGGGATGGGTATGGTGGCCAGAAATCACGAAGGTAGGGTGTTGTTTGCAGCTTGTAGGAGAGTTCGAGCAACTTGGCCCGTGGAGATTGTTGAAGGTAAAGTCTTAGCAATGGCTATTAAGCTAGGCAAGCGGTACGGCTACAAAAACATTATCTTAGAGTCTGACAGTCAAGTGGTAATCTCACGCCTTTCGAAAGTAGCCGTCTATCACTCTGATCTAGATTCCGTGCTTGAAGATATTTTGTCTCTTAGTAGCTTTTTCGATTCAATTAGTTGGTCTCACGTTAAAAGGGATGGCAATACTGTAGCCCATCACCTTGCTAAGCTAGTGCCTTTTGGTATTGAACAAGTATGGGAGAATCATTGCCCAACGGAGATTTCCCCGTATGTACTAATGGACACTTTGTCCCTTGATTAA